The Fibrobacterota bacterium genome includes the window CAACACGCTTTCGGCCGATCCCACCTCGAACGAGGAAGAGGCCCTGTTCCGCATCTACTCCCTGATCCGCCCCGGAGATCCGCCCAACGTGGCCACCGCCCGGACCTTGCTCGAACGCCTGTTCTTCGACGACAAGCGTTATGACTTGGGCGAAGTGGGCCGCTACCGCATGAACTCGCGCCTGAAGCTCAAGGTCCCCATGGACACCATGGTCATGACCAAGGACGATTTCATCGCTATCATGCGCTACCTGGTCTCCCTGTTCCTTCAGGAAGGCTACCTGGACGATATCGATCATCTGGGCAACCGCCGCGTCCGGTCGGTGGGCGAGCTGCTGGGCAACCAGTTCAGCCTCGGCCTCACCCGCATGGCGCGCACGATCCGCGAGCGTTTGTCGCTGCGCGATACGGAAGAACTGACCCCTCAGGATCTGGTCAACGCCCGTACGGTTTCGACGGTCATCTCCACGTTCTTCGGCAGCAGCCAGCTCTCGCAGTTCATGGATCAGATGAATCCGCTGGCCGAGTTGACCCACAAGCGCCGCATGTCGGCCTTGGGACCGGGCGGCTTGACCCGCGAACGCGCCGGCTTCGAAGTGCGCGACGTGCATCATTCCCACTACGGGCGCCTGTGCCCGATCGAAACGCCGGAAGGCCCGAACATCGGCCTGATCTCCTCCTTGGCCGCCTATGCCAAGGTGAACCAGTTCGGCTTCATCGAAACCCCTTACCGCAAGGTGAAGAATGGCGTGGTCTCCGACGAGGTCACCTACCTCACCGCCGATCAGGAAGACGATTATTACGTGGCGCCCGCTTCGACCATCATCGACGCCAAGAATAAGTTCGTGAACGAATTCGTGATCGCGCGTAAGCAGGGCGAATTCCCGCTGGTGCCCCGCGACCAGGTGCAGCTCATGGACGTGAGCCCCAAGCAACTGGTCTCCATCGCCGCCGGCCTCATTCCGTTCCTGGAACATGATGACGCCAACCGCGCCTTGATGGGCTCCAACATGCAGCGCCAGGCCGTGCCTTTGCTTGTCCCCGATTCCCCCTACGTGGGAACCGGCCTGGAAGGCAAGGCCGCCTACGATTCCGGCGCCATGGTGACGGCCCTCCATGCGGGCGTGATCCATGCCGTGGACGCGCGCACCATCGTGGTCAAGCGCGAAGAAGCGGGCAAGCTGGTCACCGACTTCCTGGACGTGCCCGAGTACGATACCTATACGCTGCGCAAGTTCGAACGTTCCAACCAGGATTCCTGCATCAACCAGCGCGTGCTGGTGAACGTGGGGGACGCGGTCAAGAAGGGCCAAGTCCTCGCCGACGGCTCCAGCACGTCGCAAGGCGAGCTGGCCTTGGGCAAGAACATCCTGATCGGGTTCCTTCCCTGGAACGGCTACAACTACGAAGATGCCATCATCATCTCCGAAGAGCTGTCCAAGAAGGACACCTTCACCTCGATCCATATCGAGGAGTACGAACTGGAAGTGCGCGACACCAAGCGCGGACCGGAAGAGCTGACGCGGGAAATCCCCAACGTTTCGGAAGAATCGTTGCGGAACCTGGACGAGAGCGGCATCATCCGCGTGGGCGCGGAAGTGGAAGCGGGCGACATCTTGGTTGGAAAAGTGACGCCTAAAGGCGAGACCGAGCTTTCCCCGGAAGAACGCCTGTTGCGCGCCATCTTCGGCGAGAAGGCCGGCGACGTTCGCGATAGCTCCCTGAAGGCTCCTCCGGGCATGAAGGGCATCGTCGTCGAAACCCGCGTGTTCTCCCGCAAGGAACGCGATAAGAAGACCAAGAAGAGCGATAAGGACCGGATCGACGAGTTGCGCGCGACCATGAGCGCCCGCATCCAGGAGATCACCCAGGCCCGCGACAAGAAGCTGCTCGAGCTCTTGGACGGCAAGGACTCGCAGGAGATCCGCGACGGATCGACCAACGAGCTGATCCAGGGCAAGGGCAAGAAGTTCAACGACAAAGTGCTACAGAAGATCAACTTCT containing:
- the rpoB gene encoding DNA-directed RNA polymerase subunit beta, producing the protein VFPITDIKEMYSLEFEGYSLGVPKYSLIECQKRGMTYAAPLKATLSLNIFEGEGEERKFTEKITNDVYIGDLPLITQNGTFIINGAERVIVSQLHRSPGVSFDEETHPNGKRLLKARVIPYRGSWVEFLVDVNEAMYINIDRRRKIPATILLRAIGFSRNQDLVKLFYESEDLAVTKEYASLEDKVLFEDLVDKDTGEMIAESNTVITPVLAKKISELGFKKVKIIKGVESNPVLHNTLSADPTSNEEEALFRIYSLIRPGDPPNVATARTLLERLFFDDKRYDLGEVGRYRMNSRLKLKVPMDTMVMTKDDFIAIMRYLVSLFLQEGYLDDIDHLGNRRVRSVGELLGNQFSLGLTRMARTIRERLSLRDTEELTPQDLVNARTVSTVISTFFGSSQLSQFMDQMNPLAELTHKRRMSALGPGGLTRERAGFEVRDVHHSHYGRLCPIETPEGPNIGLISSLAAYAKVNQFGFIETPYRKVKNGVVSDEVTYLTADQEDDYYVAPASTIIDAKNKFVNEFVIARKQGEFPLVPRDQVQLMDVSPKQLVSIAAGLIPFLEHDDANRALMGSNMQRQAVPLLVPDSPYVGTGLEGKAAYDSGAMVTALHAGVIHAVDARTIVVKREEAGKLVTDFLDVPEYDTYTLRKFERSNQDSCINQRVLVNVGDAVKKGQVLADGSSTSQGELALGKNILIGFLPWNGYNYEDAIIISEELSKKDTFTSIHIEEYELEVRDTKRGPEELTREIPNVSEESLRNLDESGIIRVGAEVEAGDILVGKVTPKGETELSPEERLLRAIFGEKAGDVRDSSLKAPPGMKGIVVETRVFSRKERDKKTKKSDKDRIDELRATMSARIQEITQARDKKLLELLDGKDSQEIRDGSTNELIQGKGKKFNDKVLQKINFSDVNIPDGLTTDEKANTTAEKVLHSANEMIFRLEDELDKEIDKIIRGDELKPGVLQLVKIYIAKKRRIAVGDKMAGRHGNKGVISKIVPVEDMPFMPNGQPVQILLNPLGVPSRMNVGQVLETHLGWAAQALGIKIATPVFDGASYEDIIVALKEAKLPPSGKTVLFDGRTGERLMNEVCVGVMYMLKLGHLVDDKIHARSIGPYSLVTQQPLGGKSQFGGQRFGEMEVWALEAYGAAYTLQEMLTVKSDDVMGRSKIYESIVKGENAPRPGVPESFNVLIKEMQALCLDVKFMQEEEELV